One Triticum dicoccoides isolate Atlit2015 ecotype Zavitan chromosome 5B, WEW_v2.0, whole genome shotgun sequence genomic window carries:
- the LOC119306455 gene encoding endo-1,4-beta-xylanase 3-like, which yields MTSTQDVNLDGGLTGCAPFGSRTTTLSLHNVEETAITPGHGGGNNPSGRYILVAGRADEKDGMRQAITGGVLKPGVTYRVAGWISLGDGAARGTSHAVRVNLGVSMDNDKNESLQVECGAVCAEAGGWTEIMGAFRLRTEPRSAAVYVHGAPAGVDIKVMGLPVFQTDPEARFRQLKDKTDKVRKRDVVLKLGAATGAASVRVVQMDNSFPFGTCINTTVIQYPAFLDFFTNNFDWAVFENELKWYHTEAQQGQLNYADADALLALCNRLGKRVRGHCVFWSVDGDVQQWVKNLDKDQLKSAVQSRLEGLVSRYAGKFPHYDVNNEMLHGQFFRDRLGDENVPAFMFKEVARLDPAPALFVNDFNVECGNDPNATPDKYAEQVTWLQSCGAVVRGIGLQGHVSNPVGEVICAALDRLATTGVPIWFTELDVSEPDVGLRAKDLEVVLREAYAHPAVDGVVLWGFMQGTMWRQDAWLVDADGTVNEAGQMFLNLQREWKTDARGNADGDGNFKFRGFHGRYFVEVTTATGCRMLKTFTVEKGDNTPLLVNLVDA from the exons ATGACAAGCACTCAG GACGTGAACCTGGACGGCGGCCTCACCGGCTGCGCACCGTTCGGCTCGCGCACGACGACGCTGTCCCTGCACAATGTGGAGGAGACGGCCATCACCCCGGGGCATGGCGGTGGCAACAACCCCAGCGGCCGGTACATTCTCGTGGCGGGGCGCGCCGACGAGAAGGACGGCATGCGCCAGGCGATCACGGGCGGCGTCCTGAAGCCAGGGGTCACGTACCGCGTGGCCGGGTGGATCAGCCTGGGTGATGGCGCGGCGCGGGGGACGAGCCACGCGGTGCGCGTCAACCTTGGTGTCAGTATGGACAACGATAAGAATGAGAGCCTGCAGGTGGAGTGCGGCGCGGTCTGCGCCGAGGCCGGTGGGTGGACGGAGATCATGGGCGCCTTCCGCCTCAGGACGGAGCCGCGCAGCGCCGCCGTTTACGTCCACGGCGCCCCAGCCGGCGTCGACATCAAGGTCATGGGTCTCCCCGTCTTCCAGACAGACCCCGAGGCGCGGTTCAGGCAACTCAAGGACAAGACTGACAAG GTGCGCAAGAGGGATGTGGTCCTCAAGCTGGGCGCGGCGACGGGAGCGGCGTCCGTGCGCGTCGTGCAGATGGACAACAGTTTCCCTTTCGGGACATGCATCAACACGACGGTGATCCAGTACCCGGCCTTCCTGGacttcttcaccaacaacttcgacTGGGCCGTCTTCGAGAACGAGCTCAAGTGGTACCACACCGAGGCGCAGCAGGGCCAGCTCAACTACGCCGACGCCGACGCGCTCCTCGCGCTCTGCAACCGCCTGGGCAAGCGCGTCCGCGGCCACTGCGTCTTCTGGTCCGTGGACGGCGACGTGCAGCAGTGGGTCAAGAACCTCGACAAGGACCAGCTGAAATCCGCCGTCCAGAGCCGCCTCGAAGGCCTCGTTTCCCGCTACGCCGGCAAGTTCCCGCACTACGACGTCAACAACGAGATGCTGCAcggccaattcttccgggaccgccTCGGCGACGAGAACGTCCCAGCGTTCATGTTCAAGGAGGTAGCGCGGCTGGACCCGGCTCCCGCGCTCTTCGTCAACGACTTCAACGTGGAGTGCGGCAACGACCCCAACGCGACGCCGGACAAGTACGCCGAGCAGGTCACTTGGCTGCAGAGCTGCGGCGCGGTGGTGCGCGGCATCGGGCTGCAGGGCCACGTGAGCAACCCGGTGGGGGAGGTCATCTGTGCCGCGCTCGACAGGCTCGCCACCACCGGCGTGCCCATCTGGTTCACGGAGCTGGACGTGTCCGAGCCGGATGTTGGCCTCCGCGCCAAGGACCTGGAGGTGGTGCTCCGGGAGGCATACGCGCACCCTGCGGTGGACGGCGTGGTGCTCTGGGGGTTCATGCAGGGCACGATGTGGCGGCAGGACGCCTGGCTCGTCGACGCCGACGGCACCGTCAACGAAGCTGGCCAGATGTTCCTGAACCTCCAGAGGGAATGGAAGACGGACGCGCGCGGGAATGCCGACGGCGACGGGAATTTCAAGTTCCGAGGCTTCCACGGCAGATACTTCGTCGAGGTCACAACGGCGACGGGGTGTCGGATGCTCAAGACGTTCACGGTGGAGAAAGGGGACAACACGCCTCTCCTGGTGAATTTGGTCGATGCCTGA